Genomic segment of Oscillospiraceae bacterium:
CCGCAGTCGTCTATTGCTGCGGTTCTAAAGACAAAGTGGATATTAAAATGAACTACCGGGGTATTCAGACCTGCGCGGCCGCTTCGACTTTTTACGGCGGCATCAGCGCCTGCACCTACGGCTGCATGGGGCTCGGTGATTGTGTCAGAGCCTGCGTGTATGATGCAATTTCGATTCAAAAGGGTGTGGCTGTCGTGAATCAGGGCAAGTGTACGGGATGTTCGTCCTGTGCCAAGGCCTGCCCCAAAGGGCTGATTAAGATGGTTAAGACCGACGTGACCCACATTGTGTTGTGCTCCAGTCACGATAAGGGTGCAACTACCGTAAAAACCTGTAAAGCCGGATGCATCGGCTGCGGCAAATGCGTCCGTACCTGCCCGAGCGGAGCAATTACACTCGACAATAATCTCGCTGTCATCGATCCCGCCAAATGTACGAGCTGCGGCGCTTGTGTACCCGTTTGTCCGACCGGTGCAATCAAAGCCCGGAGCAAATCATCTTGACACACATGACCTTTCGGTGTTATCATGCAGCGTGTTTTCCCCGAGGAACGGGAGACCTTATAACATGATTTGCATTGAAAATACATAAAGACTTGTAACAAACATGGCGATTAAAACGTCTTAGTGAAGAGGAGGTACCCGAATGAGACGATTTCTCTGCGCGGCTTTAATGGTGCTTTTGCTTTTAACGGCCGGCTGCGGAACAGTGCAGGAATACAGCGGCATGGAGACTTCCGACCCTTGGGTGAGCGTCTCTTCCGAAGCGACCTCTTCACAGCCCGTCGAATCGAGCGTGCCTTACAGCACAGGAGCTGACTATGTTTCGACCGGTACGATCAATCCGCTGACCGGACAGAGCAATCTGCCGACCTATATGGCGCGTACGCGTCCGGTTTCGGTGGTAATCAACAATTATGTCAAGGCGCTGCCCCAAAACGGCATTACCGATGCCGATCTGGTGATTGAAGCCGAGGCCGAGGGCGGCATTACCCGGCTGTTGGCATTTTACGCCGACTGGCGTTCGGCGCCTGTGATCGGTTCGATTCGCGAAGCAAGACTGCATTTTTTCGAATTGGCTCAATCGTTTGATTCGATTATGGTTCATATCGGTGCAAGTCAGGAGACCTACGATGCCATCAAGGCCACCGGATACAAGACGCTTGACGCCGTGAACTACGCCGACAAAGAGCTGACCTACCGTGATGAGACCTTGAAATTAACCCGCGCCACAGAACATACGGTTATGACCAGCGGTGAAATGCTCACCAAGGTGATCTCCTCCTCCAAACTGCGTACAACGCTGGATGAGAGTTATCCCTCAACCTATTTTAAATTCGCTGCCGACAACGAATTGATCACACCGACGGCATTCCGCGCAAGAGCAATTTATCTGCCGGTCGGACTGAATGCCGAATATCATTTTGACGACGATACCGGCCTTTATATGCGTTCGCTCGCCGGTGCTGCGCAGACCGATCTGAACAACGGCGAACAAGTCGGCGTGACCAATGTCCTCGTACTTTTTGCAAAACAATACACAAATCCGAACGACGAGACTTTGGTAACTATTGACATTAACGCCGGAGAGGGGTATTATTTTTCCATGTGCGGCGGCCAAAAGATCTTTTGGCAGAAGGGCCTCGGAGAGACCGACCGAATTATGCTCTACGATGAAAAAGGCAATGAGCTGACACTCAACCAGGGCAAAACCTGGATCAATATTATTTCGACTACACTTGCCGACCAAGTCACCTGGACGCAAATCGGCTGAAAACAGGAGATGCAAGACGTCCTATGGAAAAACAAACGAAAAAGAAAAAGCCCTTGAACAAACAGCAAAAATTGATGATGAACGTGTTGTTGGTTGTCTGCTGCGCCGCGCTGATCTTTTCGGGCGCGATGATCGCAAACAACTATATCCGCGAACATCAGGACCGCAACCGCGTCGCGTCGGATTTAAGCATGTTCGAAAATCCCTCCGTGGTATCTGATCCCGAAGAGGATCCCTACAAGGACATTGTGTTCCCGGCGGGTATTCTTGAGCAGCTCAAGCCCTTTTACGCACGTAATTCCGAATTGGTGGGCTTTTTGACCATCGAAGGAATTGACGATTTCGGTTATCCGATCGTTCAGACCGGCGATAACGAAAAGTATTATCGTAAAAACCTCGATTTGAAATATTCCAAAGAGGGCACTGCGTTTGTTGATTACACAGTCAATCTGAACGCCGACAGTCAGAACATACTCATCCACGGTCACAACAATAAAAACGGCCTGATGTTCGGTCCGCTTGAGCATTATAACGCCCTGCTGTACGGATTGGATCTGTATCAGAAAGCCCCGGTGATCAAGTTTTATACGCTCACCGAGGTGAAAGAATTTAAGATCGTCGGCTTCGTCGTTGCCAACATCAAATGGGAGGACGGTCCTACGTTCGATTTTACCCAGACCGATCTCACCGACCCCGAGGTGTTTGCCGCATTCAAGGAGGAAGTCGAAGCCAGAACCGTCGTTGATACCGGATATTACATGGAATACGGCGATACGGTTATGACACTACATTCCTGCTGCTATTATTTCAGCAATGTGCGTTTCCTTGTGATTGCACGTGAACTGCGTCCGGGTGAAGACCCGGAGGTCGATACCAGTTTGGCCAAAATCCGCTACGATGCGGTCATGCCTGACACCTTTGTTGACATCTATAACCTCGGTACCCGCGCCAGCACCTATTATCAATAAGCACAACAAAGTCCGTTTTATCGTACTCCTCTCCTTGTATACTGGATGTATACCACGGAGAGGGGTCGATTTTTTTGAAGGAACAACGTGAAGACAGATATAATGAAGAGATGCTGGACAGGGTGTTTTTGTTCGGTTTAAGCGGTTTGAAAAAACATCTGAAAACCACCGGAAGCGCAGTCGGGTTTATCGCATTCTGCACTTTTGCGATCGTCACGGCATTGTTGATCACCAGCGATTTGGGCAATACCGGGGTCGGTGTGGTGCTGTCGGTTTTGATCGGTGGTGTTGTCGGAGGCGGGATTGCCTGCCTTGCGATTCCCGTGAAAAAGCGGGATCACGCGGTTCGGGCGAAATTTAGTGCGGTTGAGGCAAAGCACGGAAGGGAAGAGAAAAAGGGAAGCGCGGCATAAATCAGATGAGATTTACTTCGGGGAAGCGGTCTTGACCGTTTCGGGTTATGTAAATGCTATCTGAAAACCGAACGGCGTTGACTCCTCACCCAACGCTTTTCAGGTCTTGCGGACGGTATCATACACGGAACGGTTAAGAGCGTTTCCCGGCATTCATAATTAAGAATTAGAATGCAAGATCAAGTTATCGTCGTAGGGATTGTCAGGAGTATCGATTGTTACACGGCGGGCGATCGCAGATCGCCCCTACATTTGTCCTTTATAAATTTTCCGTTCGCTTGACATTTATATCGAAAAACCGCTATAATAATTCCCAATAGGAATGGGGGTTCGGCGAAGGATGAGCGGCTTGGGTGCATTCGATGTCAGCGGCGACGAAATTGCGGCACAGCGTCGTTTTATGTCTTTGATCAAAAGGCAAAACGACGCATTTTTTGTTGAAACCGGCGTCCGGCATACGGCTTTTGTGCACTCCTACGGCTGCCAACAGAATGCGGTTGACGGCGAACGGATTGCCGGAATACTGGCTGAATGCGGTTACGAATTGATCGGAGACCCCAAAGCCGCAGATTTAGCGATTTATAACACCTGCGCGGTACGCGAAAACGCTGAAGACCGCGTTTTCGGCAACACCGGCGCGCTGCTGGCTTCCAAAAGGAAAAACCCGAATAAAATTATCTGTTTATGCGGCTGTATGATTCAACAGCCGACATCAGCGGAAAAAATCAAAAAACATTTCCCTTATGTCGATATGCTGGTTGGGACGCATGCGGTGCACAAATTCCCGCAGCTGCTGTTTGAAAAACTGCAAAACGGCGGGCATGTGTTCGAGACGCCTGACTGCGACGGCGTGATTGCCGAGGATTTGCCGTTGCTGCGCTCGGATTCGGTTTTCGCGGGTGTTTCAATTATGTACGGGTGCAATAATTTTTGCACCTACTGCGTCGTGCCGAATGTGCGGGGTAGGGAACGCAGCCGCAAGCCGGAGGCGATTCTCGCGGAGGTTGAACAACTGGTAAACGGCGGATGGAAGGATATCACGCTGCTCGGGCAGAATGTCAACTCCTACGGAACCCACGACACCGGAAAGCCGAATTTTCCCGAACTCTTAAAAAAATGCTGCTCTTTTGAGGGCGATTACTGGGTGCGGTTTATGACCAGCCACCCGAAAGATGCGGACGAGGCGTTGTTTGAGGTGATTGCCGCGGAAAAACATGCCGCCAAGCATCTGCATCTGCCGGTGCAGTCGGGTTCTGACGAGATTTTACGGCGTATGAACCGCCGATATGACACGCAGACCTATCTGAAAAAACTTGAAATCATGCGGCGGCTTTATCCCGACATCGCGCTGACCAGCGACATCATCGTGGGTTTTCCGGGCGAGACCGAGGATGATTTTCAAAAGACGCTTAATTTGGTCGAGACGGTGAAATACGACTCGCTGTTTATGTTTATCTATTCGCCACGGCAAAATACCGCAGCGGCCGGGTTTGAAAACCAGATTTCGGCGGAGGTCAAGACAGAGCGGTTTGAACGGCTGTTGGCATTACAGGAAAAAATCGCGGAGCAGAAGCACAAGGCACTCGTCGGGAACAAAGCACGTGTTTTAGTTGAACAATTCGAACAAAAGCACAAAAAGTGGAGCGGAAAGGACTGGGGCGTGACGCGGGTGCTGTTTGCAGGTGAAGAAAGCGAAAATCTGCGCGGGCAATTTGTCGATGTCGAGATTATTTCGGCCGGGAGGCACTGGGTTACCGGCCGCCGGATATAAACAAATTCAAATCATTTTGAACGGAGGAATTGTTATGTCGGAAAAACGCTCACCCTATGCGCAGAAAATGACGAAACGTGATTATGAGGCCGAAGTGGCCAGAACCCGGGACGCACGCATGAAATGGTTTACCGACGCCAAGTTCGGTATGTTCGTGCATTACGGGCCGTATGCGGTCTCGGGGCTGCACGAGTGGTATATGGCCATCAGCGCCAGCGAAATTGACGAGTATGAACGTGAGGTCACGAAGCAATTTCATCCCAAAAAGGGCTGCGCCTATGAGTGGGCGAAGCTGGCTGTTGAAGCGGGCTGCAAATATATGGTGATGGTCACCCGCCATCACGACGGTTATTCGATGTGGGACTCCGACTGCAATCCCTACAATGTCGTCAAATACGGCGGCGATTATGATGTGGTCGCCGAATTTATCGACGCCTGCCGCCAAAACGGATTGAAAATCGGGCTTTATCACTCAATTATCGACTGGCACAATCCCGACTGCGGTGACAGCCGGTTCGACTTCGACGCGCGGGTGAGGTTTATCAAATACCAGCGCGATCTGCTGAATGAACTGCTGACGCGTTACGGGAAAATTGATATTTTATGGTATGATATGAGCCATCCGTACAGCGGAGAGAATTTTGATTTTGTCGAGACCGACCGGATTGTCAGAAATCTGCAGCCCGACATTATCATCAACCCGCGTTCGGGCCTCAAAGAGGATTTGGAGACGCCGGAGGAACGCTTGAACCGCAGAGACGAGACGCGTTACTGGGAGGCCTGCATGACCTTCAACAGCCTGTCGTGGGGGTATGTTGACAGCGAAGAGGTCTCGGGATTTTCCTATTCTCCGCAGCAAATTATCAAACTGCTCGCCCAAACCGCAGGCGGTAACGGAAATCTGCTGCTGAACATCGGACCCGCTCCGGACGGAAGCGTTCCGCAGGACGCCGTGAAGCCGCTGCAGACCGTCGGGAATTGGCTGAAACAAAACGGCGCGGCGATCTACGGCAAAAGCGATTATCAGAGAACCTGGATTCCGAGCGGACGGGGCATTTTAAAGGGCAATAAATTCTATGTGATTCAGTTTATCACGCCTGTGTTGGGATATCTGCCGGTCAACGGCGTCGGTGCAAAAGTGAAAAAGGTGCGCTGCCTTGCCGATGGGAAAGAGTACAACTTCACTCAGAATGGAAAGAAAGTAAAAATACTGGACGTCGCGCATGGGCATGTCGACAAAATCATGGGTGTGACGGTGTTTGAGCTTGAATGCGAAGGGCCGATCGGCGACTTTGAACTGATCAACCCGCCGGCACTGGATTACGACCGGTAAACAATAAAAATGGCGGAGGAGAATCATGATGTTCGAGAAACCGATGACACTTGCCGAGTACAACGCGGCGGTTGCGGCCACACGGGAAAAAAGAATGGCCTGGTGGAATGCGGCGCGTTTCGGAATGTTCGTGCATTTCGGGCCGTATTCGGTCGCGGGACGCCATGAGTGGATTATGGCGCTCGATGGCTACACTGTGCCGGAATATGAGGAGAAAATCGCAAGCAAGTTCCATCCCAAAAAGGGGTGTGCGCGCGAGTGGGCCAAGTTGGCCTATGAAGCCGGATGCAAATACATGGTGCTGACCACCCGCCATCATGACGGCTACTCGCTGTGGGACTCGGACGTCAATCCCTATAACGTGGTCAAATTCGGGCATAATCACGACGTGGTGGCCGAATACGTCGCCGCCTGCCGTGAATTCGGTCTGGGGATCGGGTTTTATCATTCGGTCATGGACTGGCACAATCCCGACGGTTCCGCCGCAGCTTATGACATGGCTGCACGCATGCGGTTTATTGAATATCACCGCGGAATGCTGAACGAGCTGCTCACCCGCTACGGCAAGATCGACATCTTGTGGTATGATGTCCACGAGCCGTTCGGCGGCACCGACATGGATTTTGTCGAGACCAACCGGGTTGTACGAAATCTTCAGCCCGATATCATCATCAACCCGCGTTCCGGTTTGGCCGAGGATATGGATACGCCCGAGGATAAGATTGAAGAGAGCGAAAAGTATTGGGAATCGTGCATGACTTTTAACGGGCTGTCGTGGGGCTATG
This window contains:
- a CDS encoding RnfABCDGE type electron transport complex subunit B, yielding MGMEIWLPILIVGALALLGGIILAVSSVFMAVPVNENEKKIREVLPGANCGGCGYAGCDEYAAAIAKGNAPAHLCGPGGASVAEKIGKITGLGVIEVNPKTAVVYCCGSKDKVDIKMNYRGIQTCAAASTFYGGISACTYGCMGLGDCVRACVYDAISIQKGVAVVNQGKCTGCSSCAKACPKGLIKMVKTDVTHIVLCSSHDKGATTVKTCKAGCIGCGKCVRTCPSGAITLDNNLAVIDPAKCTSCGACVPVCPTGAIKARSKSS
- a CDS encoding DUF3048 domain-containing protein, translating into MRRFLCAALMVLLLLTAGCGTVQEYSGMETSDPWVSVSSEATSSQPVESSVPYSTGADYVSTGTINPLTGQSNLPTYMARTRPVSVVINNYVKALPQNGITDADLVIEAEAEGGITRLLAFYADWRSAPVIGSIREARLHFFELAQSFDSIMVHIGASQETYDAIKATGYKTLDAVNYADKELTYRDETLKLTRATEHTVMTSGEMLTKVISSSKLRTTLDESYPSTYFKFAADNELITPTAFRARAIYLPVGLNAEYHFDDDTGLYMRSLAGAAQTDLNNGEQVGVTNVLVLFAKQYTNPNDETLVTIDINAGEGYYFSMCGGQKIFWQKGLGETDRIMLYDEKGNELTLNQGKTWINIISTTLADQVTWTQIG
- a CDS encoding class B sortase, with product MEKQTKKKKPLNKQQKLMMNVLLVVCCAALIFSGAMIANNYIREHQDRNRVASDLSMFENPSVVSDPEEDPYKDIVFPAGILEQLKPFYARNSELVGFLTIEGIDDFGYPIVQTGDNEKYYRKNLDLKYSKEGTAFVDYTVNLNADSQNILIHGHNNKNGLMFGPLEHYNALLYGLDLYQKAPVIKFYTLTEVKEFKIVGFVVANIKWEDGPTFDFTQTDLTDPEVFAAFKEEVEARTVVDTGYYMEYGDTVMTLHSCCYYFSNVRFLVIARELRPGEDPEVDTSLAKIRYDAVMPDTFVDIYNLGTRASTYYQ
- the miaB gene encoding tRNA (N6-isopentenyl adenosine(37)-C2)-methylthiotransferase MiaB, translating into MSGLGAFDVSGDEIAAQRRFMSLIKRQNDAFFVETGVRHTAFVHSYGCQQNAVDGERIAGILAECGYELIGDPKAADLAIYNTCAVRENAEDRVFGNTGALLASKRKNPNKIICLCGCMIQQPTSAEKIKKHFPYVDMLVGTHAVHKFPQLLFEKLQNGGHVFETPDCDGVIAEDLPLLRSDSVFAGVSIMYGCNNFCTYCVVPNVRGRERSRKPEAILAEVEQLVNGGWKDITLLGQNVNSYGTHDTGKPNFPELLKKCCSFEGDYWVRFMTSHPKDADEALFEVIAAEKHAAKHLHLPVQSGSDEILRRMNRRYDTQTYLKKLEIMRRLYPDIALTSDIIVGFPGETEDDFQKTLNLVETVKYDSLFMFIYSPRQNTAAAGFENQISAEVKTERFERLLALQEKIAEQKHKALVGNKARVLVEQFEQKHKKWSGKDWGVTRVLFAGEESENLRGQFVDVEIISAGRHWVTGRRI
- a CDS encoding alpha-L-fucosidase; this translates as MSEKRSPYAQKMTKRDYEAEVARTRDARMKWFTDAKFGMFVHYGPYAVSGLHEWYMAISASEIDEYEREVTKQFHPKKGCAYEWAKLAVEAGCKYMVMVTRHHDGYSMWDSDCNPYNVVKYGGDYDVVAEFIDACRQNGLKIGLYHSIIDWHNPDCGDSRFDFDARVRFIKYQRDLLNELLTRYGKIDILWYDMSHPYSGENFDFVETDRIVRNLQPDIIINPRSGLKEDLETPEERLNRRDETRYWEACMTFNSLSWGYVDSEEVSGFSYSPQQIIKLLAQTAGGNGNLLLNIGPAPDGSVPQDAVKPLQTVGNWLKQNGAAIYGKSDYQRTWIPSGRGILKGNKFYVIQFITPVLGYLPVNGVGAKVKKVRCLADGKEYNFTQNGKKVKILDVAHGHVDKIMGVTVFELECEGPIGDFELINPPALDYDR
- a CDS encoding alpha-L-fucosidase — protein: MMFEKPMTLAEYNAAVAATREKRMAWWNAARFGMFVHFGPYSVAGRHEWIMALDGYTVPEYEEKIASKFHPKKGCAREWAKLAYEAGCKYMVLTTRHHDGYSLWDSDVNPYNVVKFGHNHDVVAEYVAACREFGLGIGFYHSVMDWHNPDGSAAAYDMAARMRFIEYHRGMLNELLTRYGKIDILWYDVHEPFGGTDMDFVETNRVVRNLQPDIIINPRSGLAEDMDTPEDKIEESEKYWESCMTFNGLSWGYVDSEQAAPYSYNANRIIRMLNDACSGRGNLLLNIGPAPDGSIPTETIEPMRTVGKWLKQNGDAVYGAQTRATAINLQCASTYWVSGGRSSVRDKSLFLWYYIWTVTGELRVAGILTKVKKVRCLADGKEYPFVQDGVKLTISGLPTNPPDQILGVNVLEVVCEKPPKLMIAPMLTPMSRLSKPPEIE